Below is a window of Pedobacter africanus DNA.
ACTTTTGCGCGGAACAGGCTGCCCAGGTTTAGCCAGCCCGATGCAGACGCTATAGAAAACCTTTCTACCGCCATTGTTATTGATCAGAAACGCCTTGGGGGCAACTCGCGTTCAACAGTGGGTACCATAACCGATATTTACGCGATCCTGCGCTTGCTCTTTTCGCGACTGGGCAAACCTTTTGCAGGATATTCTAATGCTTTTTCTTTTAATGACCCAACGGGAATGTGCCCGGAATGTAATGGGCTAGGGGAAACGGTAAAACTGAACCTGGATAAATTTCTGGACCGTTCCAAATCTTTAAATGAAGGGGCTATTTTGTTTCCGATGTTTGCCGTTGGCAGCTGGTATTTTAATTCCTATGCCTATTCGGGCCTGTTCGATAACGATAAAAAACTGGGCGATTACACAGAACAGGAATGGCATACCCTGCTATATGGTAAGCCTAAAAAAGTTACGGCCAGAAAGGACAATGTTCCGCTGAATGTGAATTTTGAAGGTTTAGTCGACAAGTTTAACCGGATGTACATTAAAAGGGATACCAGTATCCTTTCCGAATCGACCCGCGGAACACTGGAGCGTTTCATGTCGTTTTCTGCATGTCCTTTATGCAAAGGTGCCCGTTTAAACCAGGCTGCATTGAACAGCAGGATAAACGGTTATAACATTGCGGAGCTAACCAGCATGCAGATTGATGAACTGATCGGTGTTATTGCAGAAATAAACGATCCGGTTGCCGGGTCCGTGACCTCAGAATTGATGATGCGTTTGCAGCACCTGATGGATATCGGCCTGGAATACCTGAGCCTTGACAGGGGTACGGACACACTTTCAGGCGGAGAATCGCAGCGCATCAAAATGGTTCGGCACCTGGGCAGCAGCCTTACCGATATGATCTATATTTTTGATGAACCGAGCATTGGTTTACATCCACGCGATGTGCACCGTTTGAACGAACTGCTGCAGCAATTGCGGGACAAGGGGAATACCATCCTGGTGGTAGAGCACGACCCGGAAGTGATCATGATTGCAGATCATGTGGTAGATGTTGGCCCTTATGCCGGTGTATTGGGTGGTAATATTGTTTATGAAGGTACAGCAGAAGGGCTGAGGAAAGCGGATACCCTGACTGGTAGGTACCTGAACAGGAAATTACCCCTGAAATCGCAATACAGAACATCAAAGGGATACCTTGCAATAGAGAATGCCGGTCTCCATAACCTTAAGAACATTACGGTTGTTATTCCTGTAGGAGTGCTTACGGTCGTAACGGGAGTGGCCGGTGCAGGAAAGAGCACGCTGATCAATGATGTTTTTGTAAAACAACATCCGGAGGCCGTGCTTATTGACCAGTCGGCCGTAAGCACTTCCATACGTTCCAGTCCAGCTACTTACACGGGTATAATGGACGACATCCGCAGACTGTTTGCCCAGGCAAATGATGTGAGTGCCTCCCTGTTTAGTTTCAATTCCAAAGGCGCCTGCTCAAATTGCCAGGGTCTGGGTTTTATCTATACCGACCTGGCCTTTCTGGAGCCTGTTAAAAACCCTTGCGAGATATGTGGCAGTAAAAGGTTTAAGGAAGAAGTATTGGAGTACAAACTAAAGGGAAAATCTATCAGTGATGTTCTGGAGATGACTGTACAGGAGGCGGTGGAGTTTTTTGATAAAAAGGACCTTAAAAAGCGCCTGCAGGCCATACATGATGTGGGGCTGGACTACCTTACACTTGGACAGCCTTTAAGTACCCTTTCTGGTGGTGAATGCCAACGCATTAAACTGGCCGGTAATCTCCACAAAAAAGGCAGCATCTATGTGCTGGACGAACCAACAACGGGCTTGCACATGTCGGACGTAGGGCATCTGCTGGAAATTATGGACAGCCTGGTGGATAATGGCAATTCAGTTATCGTAATTGAACATAACCTGGATGTGATCAAAAATGCAGACTGGGTAATTGACCTTGGCCCGGAAGGCGGAAAGAATGGAGGTGAAATCGTATTTACCGGTACACCTGCTGATCTTCTAAATGAACCGGGTTCCTTAACCGGACAATATTTAAAAAAAAGCAATGAATACATATATGAAACCTAAAATTTATCTCATAATGGTGCTGCTTGCATCGTTTCATGTTGTGGTGAAAGGGCAGGAAACCGGGTCCTTAAACTATAAACTGAGCCTGAAAGCTGCAATTGACTATGCCCTGACCCACCAAACGGATGTATTAAATGCGGTAGTGGACGAAGAAATGGCCAGAAATAAAGTTAAAGAAACAGTAGGTATCGGTTTACCGCAGGTTTCTGCCAGCTATAATTTTCAGGATTTCTTAAAGCTGCCTACCACCTTATTGCCCGGAGAATTTTCCAATCCACCTTCAGACACGCCAATTCCGGTTAAATTTGGGACTAAATTTAACTCCACAGCCGGAATAGAGCTGAGCCAGCTCATTTTTGATGGCAGTTACATTGTGGGTTTGCAGGCTTCCAAAACCTATAAAGAATTATCGGTTAGGAACAGCAGACGTACCAGGATTGAAACAGCAACGGCAGTAACCAAAGCTTATTATTCGGTATTGGTGATCGCTGAGCAACTTGACCTGATTGATGCCAATCTTACACAGCTTTCCAAATCTTTAAATGATACAGAAGCCTTGTTTAAAAATGGCTTTGCAGAAAAAATTGATGTAGACAGGCTGCAGGTTTTAAAGAACAATCTGGAAACTGAAAGAGAGAATGTGACCCGACTGCTGGAACTGAACATCAATATGCTGAAATTCCAGATGGGCATGCCTATACAGGCTGAACTGACGCTTACCGATCAGATCAAAGACATCAGGGCAGAGCAGGTTGCCCTTGCAGTGGCAGATACAACCGCTTACAAGGGAAGGATCGAATACGCTTTGCTGGAAACACAGCAGAAGCTGAACGAATTGGATTTTAAAAGGCAGAAAAGTACTTTCCTGCCTACACTGAGAGGTTTCGCCAGTGCCTCAAAGAATTTTCAGTCGGACGAATTTTCCAGGCACTTTGACAACCGCTTTCCAACATCTGTTATTGGCTTTACACTTTCCTGGAACCTGATCAATGGCGGACAGCGCATTTATCAGATGCGAAATGCAAAACTGACCATTAAAAAAACTGAAAATGACATGCTGAATTTGAAGAATGGAATAGCGCAGGAAGTTTCTGCCAATCAGAAACTGTACCTGAACAGCAAGCGGTCAGTAGAGAACCAGGAGCGGAACCTGGCCCTGGCGAAGGAGATCCTAAGGGTTACGCGAATCAAATATGAACAGGGCGTAGGCTCAAGTTTAGAAGTGACTACTGCAGAGACCTCATTAAAAGAAGCGCAGAACAATTACATTAAAGCTTTGTACGATTTGCTGATCACTAAGGTAGATCTGGATAAAGCAGCAGGAAGAATTAATTATTAACCTCAAGAAACACTATAAAATGAAAACATCAATATATACCCTTGCATTTGCCCTTGTATTGGCTTCCTGCTCATCAGAAAAGCCAAAAGATAAAAAAACGGAGCTGGAACAGCTGAAAAAGCAACGTACGGAATTAAACGGTAAAATAGAAAAACTGGAAGCTGAACTGGGTCAGAATAAGACGGTGGCTGAGGTTAAAGATGTGACTGCAACCGAACTTTCAGAGATCCATTTCAGAAGTTATGTCGAAGTACAGGGAAAGGTAGATGCAGAGGACAATGTGGAAATCATGCCAGAATCACCAGGGACCGTAACTCAGATCTATATAAAAGTTGGCCAGAATGTGAGCAAGGGACAGGTACTGGCCCAGCTTGACGATAAAGTGCTTAAGCAGAGTGTAGCGCAGATGCAGACCCAGCTTGATCTGGCAACAACGGTATTTAACCGCCAGAAAAACCTTTGGGACCAGAAGATCGGGACCGAAGTACAGTACCTGACAGCCAAAAGCCAGAAAGAGGGCCTGGAAAGACAACTGGCCGGTATAAAATCGCAGGCAGCAATGAATAAAATTAAAAGTCCTGTTTCGGGTACGGTGGATGCAATGGAGCTTAAACTTGGACAATCTGTAGCACCGGGAAATCCTACTGGTATCCGGATAGTGAACGCCAGCAGGCTTAAAGTGAAGGCCCTGGTTTCTGAGAATTACGGTGGAAAGGTGAGTCAGGGTGATGAAGTTCAGGTATCGCTGCCTGATGTTCCGGACAACCTGCAGGCGCATATTTCTTTTGCTGCAAAAGTAATAGATCCGGTTTCCAGGGGCTTTAATGTGGAAGTGAAACTGCCTTCCAGTAAAAGGTACCGCCCAAACATGGTAGCGATCCTGAAGATTATAGACTATAAAAATGATCAGGCCCTGGTGGTTCCCATCAATGCCATACAAAAGTCTGAAACCAGTGAATATGTATTTACCGCAGTAAATGGGAAAGCTAAAAAGGTAGACATCAAAACCGGTAAGGTTTCGGACGGCAAAGCCGAGATATTATCGGGATTGAAAGCCGGCGACAAGGTGGTGACCACAGGATTTCAGGACCTGAACGACGGAGATAGCGTAAAATTATAGACAGCTTTATTCATCAAAAAATGAAGGATATAAATAAAGAGTTTAAGCCCTCCAGCTGGGCGATTGACAACAGAACGGCGATTTACGTGTTCACTTGTCTGCTAATGATAGCAGGATATTTTTCTTATCAGAAGCTGCCAAAAGAAAATTTTCCAGAAGTAGTTATTCCGAAGATATTTGTGCAGACGGTATATCCGGGCACTTCTCCTTCCAATATGGAAAACCTGGTGACCAAGCAACTCGAAAAGGAAATCAGGGGGACCTTGGGACTAAAAAAAATCACTTCCAGTTCTTTTCAGGATTTTTCTTTCATTACTGCTGAATTTAACACGGATGTAGATATCAAGGATGCAAAACAGCGGATCAAAGATGCGGTAGATAAAGCGAAAACAGACCTGCCTTCAGATTTACCTGATGATCCGGTAATCATGGATATCAACCTTTCAGATCTGCCTATTATGTATATTAACATTTCGGGTGATTATGATTTAAAAAAGCTTAAAGAATATGCTGATGATATAGAAGATAGGGTAGAGGGGTTGAAGGAGATTGCAGGGGTAGACATTGTAGGCGCGCTGGAACCTGAAGTACAGATCAATGTAGATTTGCAAAAGATGGATGCTGCCCAGATATCTTTTACAGATATAGAGAATGCCGTTAAATATGAGAATTTAACCATCTCCGGCGGTTCGGTTAAAATGGATGGTATGCTGCGGACGCTCAATATCAAGAAGGAATTCGAAAATGCCGAAGAAATAGGCAACATGATTGTTAAAACCCCAACTGGTGGTTCAGTTTATCTGAAAGATATCGCGGAAGTAATAGATTCTTTTAAAGAACAAAAAAGCTATGCCCGTTTGTATGGCAAAAATGTAATTACATTGAACGTAAGGAAACGCAGTGGTGAAAACCTGATCGAAGCTTCTGATAAGATCAATGCGATGTTAAAAGATATGAAAGGAAAAGTGATCCCTGAAAAACTCAATATTACCATCACCGGTGACCAGAGCGATCAGACAAGGATTACGCTGCATGATCTGATCAATACCATCGTCATCGGTTTTATTCTGGTTACGCTGATACTGATGTTCTTTATGGGGGTAACCAACGCTCTGTTCGTGGCGCTTTCTGTCCCTTTGTCTATGTTCATTGCTTTCCTTTCTATGCCGGTTCTGGGGGGAATATTTGATTTTAACTTTACTATGAATATGATGGTACTGTTCTCTTTTCTGTTGGGTTTGGGGATAGTAGTGGATGATGCGATTGTAGTAGTCGAAAATACCCACCGTATTTTTGACAATGGAAAAGTGCCCATTGTACAGGCTGCTAAAACTGCCACCGGAGAGGTGTTTCTACCGGTTTTGTCGGGAACTTTAACTACACTGGCGCCCTTCTTTCCTTTGTTGTTCTGGCCGGGCATTATTGGGAAGTTTATGTATTTTTTACCGGTAACACTAATCGTAACCTTATCCGCATCACTTATTGTCGCTTATATTATCAACCCGGTTTTTGCAGTTGATTTTATGAAACCGCATGATGATCATAAGGATCAAAAACCAACCTTTAACAAAGCAGTCAAACGTACTATGCTGATCTTTACAGGAGTTGCCTTACTGGGCTACCTTATCAATTTTGGTCTGGGAAATTTTGTGGTGTTGATGGCATTGCTGTATCTTTTGAATCACTTCTTCCTGTCAAGGGCGATCAAGCAATTTCAGACTGTAGTCTGGCCAAAGGTGATTAATACTTATCACAATCTGATTATCTGGGCATTGAAAAGACCACGTACCATGATATGGAGTACAGTTGGGTTATTCTTCTTTACCATCTTCCTTGTTGGCATTGTGCCACCCCGGGTAGTGTTTTTCCCTACAGCCGATCCGAATTTCGTGTATGTATACGTAGAGCTACCTGTGGGCACAGATCAGGCTTATACCAGTAAGATTATTGAAAAAGTGGAGGAGCGGGTTACCAAGGTAGTTGGCCGTAACAATCCTGATGTTTCCTCTATCATTTCCAATGTGACGGTAGGAGTAACTGATCCGCAAGGCGAGGATCAGGGAGAATACAGCAATAAAGGTAAGGTTACAGTTGCATTTGTTCCTTTTGGTAAACGAACAGGCGAGCGTACTGCAACCTATCTTGATAAGGTCAGGGAGGCCGTTAAAGGAATTCCTGGAGCGGAAATCAGTGTAGCGCAAGAGCAGGGCGGCCCACCAACTGCGAAACCAATTAGTATTGAAATTACCGGCGACAACCTGGATTCCCTGGCCAATACATCGATACGATTGAAGAAATTTCTGGATGGCAGGCAGATTGCAGGAGTTGAAGAACTTAAAACCGATTTCCAGAATAATAAGCCGGAAATTATTTTTGACGTAAATAGAGAAAGGGCAAACAGAGAGGGAGTATCTACAGGTCAAATTGGTTTAGCACTTCGGACTGCGCTTTTTGGGAAAGAGGCCTCAAAGTATAGGGACGAGAATGATGATTATGAAATCAATGTGCGTGCGATGGAGGCTCAGCGCAATAACCTGGAAGCATTGAGGAACATGAAAATGACCTATCGCGATATGGCCATGAACGGGATCATCAGGCAGGTGCCAATCTCTTCCTTTGCGGACATCAATTATGTAAATACCTATGGTGGCATTAAGCGCAAACAGCAGAAAAGGATCATCATTTTGTCTTCAAACGTTCTGTCTGAGTACAATGCCAATGAGGTAGTCGCTAATATTCAAACGGAAATTAATGAGTTCAAAGCACCTGATGGTGTGGAGATTAAAATGGCAGGAGAACAGGAAGAACAAATGGAGACGGCTGCGTTTCTGGGCACTGCATTGATAAGTGCACTGTTTATCATCCTCATTATCCTGGTATTGCAATTTAACTCCATCAGCAAGCCTGTGGTGATCTTAAGCGAAATCCTGTTTAGTGTAATCGGTGTATTGCTTGGGGTTACCATTTTTAGAATGGAGCTTTCGATCGTGATGACCGGATTGGGAATTGTTGCGCTTGCCGGTATTGTGGTTAGAAATGGTATCCTGCTGGTTGAGTTTGCCGATCTGATGGTGAGCCAGGGTATGGAAGTAAAAGAAGCCGTAATTGAGGCGGGGCGTACCCGGATGACACCTGTACTGCTTACTGCTACTGCAACTATGCTGGGACTGATCCCGCTTGCCGTAGGTTTGAACATAGATTTTGTGACCATGTTTACGGAGCTACACCCACACATTTATTTTGGAGGCGATAACGTAGCATTCTGGGGACCTTTGTCCTGGACCATCATCTTCGGCTTAAGTTTTGCCACTTTCCTCACTTTGGTACTTGTGCCATGCATGTACCTGGTAGCAGACAGGAATTCAAAGAAAGTAAAATCATGGTTTAAAAAATAACCGTTCTCTTCGAAGGCTGGAACAAATTGCGCTGAAGAAGCGCAAATTATTCCTATGCCTTCTCTGAGAAGGTAATTTTTTTGTGAAGCATGGTAGAAAGGCAGGGTGTGTGCCTCGATGCCATGCTTTTTTTCTTACACAACCTGCCTGACACAAAAATTACCTTCTCAGAGAAGACTTAGGCACTTTTAGGCTTCCCCCTTTGGGGAGCCTAAAAGATGCCCGGCTTAGAAGAGAACGGTTATTTTTGATTTTAACATATTTTAACATTAATTACCCCCATAGGTATTGTGAAAAAAATAAGGTTTGTCTAATTTTCGCTGCGAATAAAAAAATGGGTATAAATGGAAGAAGTAACTAATATGACTACACCTTCATCGTACGGAACTGATATCCGTGCTTTGAATGAAATGATACAGAAGGAAAGTGCCTTTATCGATCTCCTGTTTATGGAAATGGATAAGGTTATTGTGGGGCAGCGGTATATGGTGGAACGTTTAATGATCGGTTTGCTTGCCGATGGGCATATCCTGCTGGAAGGGGTGCCCGGACTAGCGAAGACGCTTGCGATCAATACTTTATCCAAATCTATAGATGCAGGCTTCAGCAGGATCCAGTTTACGCCAGACCTGTTGCCGGCCGATTTGCTGGGTACCATGATCTATAACCAGAAAAAAGAAGAATTTATCGTTAGAAAAGGCCCTCTGTTTTCCAATTTTATTCTTGCCGATGAAATTAACAGGGCCCCTGCAAAAGTGCAGAGTGCCTTACTGGAGGCTATGCAGGAACGGCAGGTCACCATTGGCGACAATACTTTTGAACTCCCTAAACCTTTCCTGGTGCTGGCTACCCAGAACCCGATTGAACAGGAAGGGACTTATCCGCTTCCAGAGGCACAGGTAGACCGCTTTATGCTTAAGGTTGTGATTGGCTATCCGAGTAAGGAAGATGAAAAAAGGATCATGAGGGCAAATATTGCGCCACAAGGGATGCCTAAGCCGAATGCGATTCTTCATCCGGATGATATTTTAAAAGCCAGAAAGATCGTGAAAGAGGTGTATATGGACGAGAAAATTGAACAATACATCATCGATATTGTCTTTGCCACACGTTT
It encodes the following:
- a CDS encoding efflux RND transporter permease subunit is translated as MKDINKEFKPSSWAIDNRTAIYVFTCLLMIAGYFSYQKLPKENFPEVVIPKIFVQTVYPGTSPSNMENLVTKQLEKEIRGTLGLKKITSSSFQDFSFITAEFNTDVDIKDAKQRIKDAVDKAKTDLPSDLPDDPVIMDINLSDLPIMYINISGDYDLKKLKEYADDIEDRVEGLKEIAGVDIVGALEPEVQINVDLQKMDAAQISFTDIENAVKYENLTISGGSVKMDGMLRTLNIKKEFENAEEIGNMIVKTPTGGSVYLKDIAEVIDSFKEQKSYARLYGKNVITLNVRKRSGENLIEASDKINAMLKDMKGKVIPEKLNITITGDQSDQTRITLHDLINTIVIGFILVTLILMFFMGVTNALFVALSVPLSMFIAFLSMPVLGGIFDFNFTMNMMVLFSFLLGLGIVVDDAIVVVENTHRIFDNGKVPIVQAAKTATGEVFLPVLSGTLTTLAPFFPLLFWPGIIGKFMYFLPVTLIVTLSASLIVAYIINPVFAVDFMKPHDDHKDQKPTFNKAVKRTMLIFTGVALLGYLINFGLGNFVVLMALLYLLNHFFLSRAIKQFQTVVWPKVINTYHNLIIWALKRPRTMIWSTVGLFFFTIFLVGIVPPRVVFFPTADPNFVYVYVELPVGTDQAYTSKIIEKVEERVTKVVGRNNPDVSSIISNVTVGVTDPQGEDQGEYSNKGKVTVAFVPFGKRTGERTATYLDKVREAVKGIPGAEISVAQEQGGPPTAKPISIEITGDNLDSLANTSIRLKKFLDGRQIAGVEELKTDFQNNKPEIIFDVNRERANREGVSTGQIGLALRTALFGKEASKYRDENDDYEINVRAMEAQRNNLEALRNMKMTYRDMAMNGIIRQVPISSFADINYVNTYGGIKRKQQKRIIILSSNVLSEYNANEVVANIQTEINEFKAPDGVEIKMAGEQEEQMETAAFLGTALISALFIILIILVLQFNSISKPVVILSEILFSVIGVLLGVTIFRMELSIVMTGLGIVALAGIVVRNGILLVEFADLMVSQGMEVKEAVIEAGRTRMTPVLLTATATMLGLIPLAVGLNIDFVTMFTELHPHIYFGGDNVAFWGPLSWTIIFGLSFATFLTLVLVPCMYLVADRNSKKVKSWFKK
- a CDS encoding ATP-binding cassette domain-containing protein; its protein translation is MKQEYIAIKGARENNLKNISLFIPKRRITVFTGVSGSGKSSIVFETIGAEAQRQLSETFSTFARNRLPRFSQPDADAIENLSTAIVIDQKRLGGNSRSTVGTITDIYAILRLLFSRLGKPFAGYSNAFSFNDPTGMCPECNGLGETVKLNLDKFLDRSKSLNEGAILFPMFAVGSWYFNSYAYSGLFDNDKKLGDYTEQEWHTLLYGKPKKVTARKDNVPLNVNFEGLVDKFNRMYIKRDTSILSESTRGTLERFMSFSACPLCKGARLNQAALNSRINGYNIAELTSMQIDELIGVIAEINDPVAGSVTSELMMRLQHLMDIGLEYLSLDRGTDTLSGGESQRIKMVRHLGSSLTDMIYIFDEPSIGLHPRDVHRLNELLQQLRDKGNTILVVEHDPEVIMIADHVVDVGPYAGVLGGNIVYEGTAEGLRKADTLTGRYLNRKLPLKSQYRTSKGYLAIENAGLHNLKNITVVIPVGVLTVVTGVAGAGKSTLINDVFVKQHPEAVLIDQSAVSTSIRSSPATYTGIMDDIRRLFAQANDVSASLFSFNSKGACSNCQGLGFIYTDLAFLEPVKNPCEICGSKRFKEEVLEYKLKGKSISDVLEMTVQEAVEFFDKKDLKKRLQAIHDVGLDYLTLGQPLSTLSGGECQRIKLAGNLHKKGSIYVLDEPTTGLHMSDVGHLLEIMDSLVDNGNSVIVIEHNLDVIKNADWVIDLGPEGGKNGGEIVFTGTPADLLNEPGSLTGQYLKKSNEYIYET
- a CDS encoding efflux RND transporter periplasmic adaptor subunit, which produces MKTSIYTLAFALVLASCSSEKPKDKKTELEQLKKQRTELNGKIEKLEAELGQNKTVAEVKDVTATELSEIHFRSYVEVQGKVDAEDNVEIMPESPGTVTQIYIKVGQNVSKGQVLAQLDDKVLKQSVAQMQTQLDLATTVFNRQKNLWDQKIGTEVQYLTAKSQKEGLERQLAGIKSQAAMNKIKSPVSGTVDAMELKLGQSVAPGNPTGIRIVNASRLKVKALVSENYGGKVSQGDEVQVSLPDVPDNLQAHISFAAKVIDPVSRGFNVEVKLPSSKRYRPNMVAILKIIDYKNDQALVVPINAIQKSETSEYVFTAVNGKAKKVDIKTGKVSDGKAEILSGLKAGDKVVTTGFQDLNDGDSVKL
- a CDS encoding TolC family protein, producing the protein MKPKIYLIMVLLASFHVVVKGQETGSLNYKLSLKAAIDYALTHQTDVLNAVVDEEMARNKVKETVGIGLPQVSASYNFQDFLKLPTTLLPGEFSNPPSDTPIPVKFGTKFNSTAGIELSQLIFDGSYIVGLQASKTYKELSVRNSRRTRIETATAVTKAYYSVLVIAEQLDLIDANLTQLSKSLNDTEALFKNGFAEKIDVDRLQVLKNNLETERENVTRLLELNINMLKFQMGMPIQAELTLTDQIKDIRAEQVALAVADTTAYKGRIEYALLETQQKLNELDFKRQKSTFLPTLRGFASASKNFQSDEFSRHFDNRFPTSVIGFTLSWNLINGGQRIYQMRNAKLTIKKTENDMLNLKNGIAQEVSANQKLYLNSKRSVENQERNLALAKEILRVTRIKYEQGVGSSLEVTTAETSLKEAQNNYIKALYDLLITKVDLDKAAGRINY
- a CDS encoding AAA family ATPase, whose translation is MEEVTNMTTPSSYGTDIRALNEMIQKESAFIDLLFMEMDKVIVGQRYMVERLMIGLLADGHILLEGVPGLAKTLAINTLSKSIDAGFSRIQFTPDLLPADLLGTMIYNQKKEEFIVRKGPLFSNFILADEINRAPAKVQSALLEAMQERQVTIGDNTFELPKPFLVLATQNPIEQEGTYPLPEAQVDRFMLKVVIGYPSKEDEKRIMRANIAPQGMPKPNAILHPDDILKARKIVKEVYMDEKIEQYIIDIVFATRFPEQYKLADYKNLISFGASPRASINLALASKAYAFIKRRGYVIPEDVRAVCHDVLRHRIGLTYEAEAEDINTETIITGILNAVEVP